In one Denitratisoma sp. genomic region, the following are encoded:
- a CDS encoding 3-hydroxyacyl-CoA dehydrogenase — translation MKPDIDSPDLTLGIAGAGAMGRGIAQIAAQAGIRVLLFDLAPGAAAAAQQTIASTLSGLAAKGKIAREAADAAAARIVPAESLDAFAPCHIVVEAIIEKLEAKRQLFAALEGIVGEGCILASNTSSLSVTEIAAACRRPGRIAGYHFFNPVPLMKVVEVVDALLTEPWVGEALTGLARRMGHTPVRAKDTPGFIVNHAGRGYVTEALRLLGENVAECHVIDAILRGAGGFRMGPFELLDLTGLDVSHPVMESIYHQYYQEPRYRPSALAAQRLAGGLLGRKSGRGFYEYPDGKQQVPPTPIASAARPARVWVSSARPPLAAAVRELVRKLGCTLDESQSPQDGALCIVTPLGEDASTCAAREGLDATRTVAIDALCGLDRHRTLMTTPLTSTAMREAAHGLFAADGVAASVVRDSAGCVAQRVLAHIVNIGCDIAQQGIALPADIDRAVTLGLGYPSGPLALGDALGARTVLAILENLQAGCGDPRYRPSPWLKRRAQLGASLLTQEA, via the coding sequence ATGAAACCCGACATCGACTCCCCCGACCTGACCCTGGGCATCGCCGGCGCCGGCGCCATGGGCCGCGGCATCGCGCAGATCGCCGCCCAGGCCGGCATCCGCGTCCTGCTCTTCGACCTCGCGCCAGGCGCCGCCGCCGCCGCACAGCAGACCATCGCCTCCACGTTGTCCGGACTGGCCGCCAAGGGCAAGATCGCCCGGGAGGCCGCCGACGCAGCGGCCGCCCGCATCGTACCCGCCGAGTCGCTGGACGCCTTTGCGCCCTGCCACATCGTCGTCGAAGCCATCATCGAGAAGCTGGAGGCCAAGCGCCAGCTGTTCGCCGCGCTCGAAGGCATCGTCGGCGAGGGCTGCATCCTCGCCAGCAACACTTCCTCGCTGTCGGTGACGGAGATCGCCGCCGCCTGCCGCAGGCCGGGCCGCATCGCCGGCTACCATTTCTTCAATCCGGTGCCGCTGATGAAGGTCGTCGAAGTCGTCGATGCCCTGCTCACCGAGCCGTGGGTCGGCGAGGCCCTGACCGGACTGGCCCGGCGCATGGGCCATACGCCGGTGCGCGCCAAGGACACGCCGGGGTTCATCGTGAACCACGCCGGCCGCGGCTACGTCACCGAGGCCCTGCGCCTGCTCGGCGAGAACGTCGCCGAATGCCATGTCATCGACGCCATCCTGCGCGGGGCGGGCGGCTTTCGCATGGGGCCGTTCGAGCTGCTCGACCTGACCGGCCTCGACGTCTCGCATCCGGTGATGGAGTCGATCTACCACCAGTACTACCAGGAACCGCGCTACCGGCCCTCCGCCTTGGCGGCGCAGCGCCTGGCCGGCGGGCTGCTCGGGCGCAAGAGCGGCCGCGGCTTCTACGAGTACCCGGACGGCAAGCAGCAGGTGCCGCCGACGCCAATCGCCTCCGCCGCGCGCCCGGCCCGCGTCTGGGTGAGCAGTGCGCGTCCGCCGCTGGCTGCCGCCGTGCGCGAACTGGTGCGCAAGCTCGGCTGCACGCTCGACGAAAGTCAGTCTCCGCAGGACGGCGCCCTCTGCATCGTCACGCCGCTCGGCGAGGACGCCAGCACCTGTGCGGCACGCGAGGGGCTGGATGCCACGCGCACCGTCGCCATCGACGCACTCTGCGGCCTCGACCGGCACCGTACCCTGATGACCACGCCCCTCACCTCGACCGCCATGCGCGAGGCGGCGCACGGCCTCTTCGCCGCCGATGGCGTGGCGGCGTCCGTCGTCCGCGACAGCGCCGGTTGCGTCGCGCAGCGCGTGCTGGCGCACATCGTCAACATCGGCTGCGACATCGCCCAGCAGGGCATCGCGCTGCCTGCGGACATCGACCGCGCCGTCACCCTCGGCCTCGGCTATCCCAGTGGCCCGCTGGCGTTGGGCGACGCGCTTGGCGCGCGCACTGTCCTCGCCATCCTGGAAAACCTGCAGGCCGGCTGCGGCGATCCGCGCTACCGGCCCAGCCCCTGGCTGAAGCGGCGCGCACAGCTCGGCGCCTCGTTGCTCACGCAAGAGGCCTGA
- the raiA gene encoding ribosome-associated translation inhibitor RaiA, with the protein MQRPVQITFKDIPHSDAVETHIREKVAKLETFYPNIIGCHVTVELPHKHHHQGKLHNVRIDIKVPGSEIVVNRDKHEDIYVALRDAFDAAKRQVEEFGRRQRGDVKHHANNRPQVAEED; encoded by the coding sequence ATGCAAAGACCCGTCCAGATCACCTTCAAGGACATTCCCCATTCCGATGCGGTGGAAACCCATATCCGCGAGAAGGTCGCCAAGCTGGAGACCTTCTATCCGAACATCATCGGCTGTCACGTCACGGTGGAACTGCCGCACAAGCACCACCATCAGGGCAAGCTGCACAACGTGCGCATCGACATCAAGGTGCCGGGCAGCGAGATCGTGGTGAACCGGGACAAGCACGAGGATATCTATGTCGCCTTGCGCGACGCCTTCGATGCCGCCAAGCGGCAGGTGGAGGAATTTGGCCGGCGTCAGCGTGGGGACGTCAAGCACCACGCCAACAACAGGCCGCAGGTGGCTGAGGAGGATTGA
- a CDS encoding thioesterase family protein gives MSAPYSFFHQLRVRWAEVDRQGIVFNGHYLTYFDVAITEYWRAINLPYPDGVADSGSDLYVVKTLINYKGSAEYDDILDIGVHVSRIGLTSITFQLGIFREGRLLVDGEVVYVNADPETRRPAPVPDKLRHAIEHFEAAHAKASA, from the coding sequence ATGAGCGCTCCCTACAGTTTTTTTCACCAGCTGCGCGTACGCTGGGCCGAAGTGGACCGCCAGGGCATCGTCTTCAACGGCCACTACCTGACCTACTTCGACGTCGCCATCACCGAGTACTGGCGCGCCATCAACCTGCCCTACCCGGACGGCGTCGCCGATTCGGGCAGCGATCTGTACGTGGTCAAGACGCTGATCAACTACAAGGGCTCGGCCGAATACGACGACATTCTCGACATCGGCGTGCATGTCTCGCGCATCGGCCTGACCAGCATCACTTTCCAGCTCGGCATCTTCCGTGAGGGCCGCCTGCTGGTCGACGGCGAAGTGGTGTATGTCAACGCCGATCCGGAGACGCGCCGCCCGGCGCCGGTGCCGGACAAATTGCGCCACGCCATCGAGCACTTCGAGGCCGCGCACGCCAAAGCATCGGCTTGA
- a CDS encoding 3-(methylthio)propionyl-CoA ligase translates to MHGLMQHMPLMISSLIRHADRNHGDTAIVSRETTGGLYRYTYRDAHRRSRQLARALLSLGVKPADRVATLAWNNHRHFELYYGVSGMGAILNTVNPRLFPEQIAYIINHADDGLVFFDLTFLPLIEGVAPHCKGVKSWVAMTDRAHMPESKLDLLCYEELVNAHSDDYEWPEFDELTASSLCYTSGTTGNPKGALYSHRSTVLHAYGSALPDALNLSARDTVLPVVPLFHVNAWGLPYACALAGAKLVMPGPQLDGASLHELFETEKVTVSAGVPTIWLGLMQHLQGTGLKLSTVKRLVIGGSAAPPAMIRSFDEQFGVTVLHAWGMTEMSPLGTVNTYKAKHLGLSDAERDRVRLNQGRPIYGVDMKIVDDEGKELPRDGKAFGDLLVRGPWIVSGYFKGEGGNVLREGGWFPTGDVATLDPDGYMQITDRSKDVIKSGGEWISSIDLENLAVAHPAVAEAAVIGIAHPKWDERPLLIVVKKPGQEVTREQLLDFMRDKIAKWWMPDDVVFVDSLPHTATGKLLKTKLREEFRGHQLPT, encoded by the coding sequence ATGCACGGCCTGATGCAGCACATGCCCTTGATGATCTCGTCGCTGATCCGGCACGCCGACCGCAACCACGGCGATACCGCGATCGTCTCGCGCGAAACCACCGGCGGCCTCTACCGTTATACCTATCGCGATGCCCACCGCCGTTCCCGCCAGCTGGCCCGCGCCCTGCTGTCGCTCGGCGTGAAGCCGGCCGACCGGGTGGCAACCCTGGCTTGGAACAACCACCGTCACTTCGAGCTGTACTACGGCGTCTCCGGCATGGGCGCCATCCTCAACACGGTGAACCCCCGCCTGTTTCCCGAGCAGATCGCCTACATCATCAATCATGCCGACGACGGCCTGGTCTTCTTCGACCTGACCTTCCTGCCGCTGATCGAAGGCGTTGCGCCGCACTGCAAGGGCGTCAAGTCCTGGGTGGCGATGACCGACCGCGCCCACATGCCCGAGTCGAAGCTCGACCTGCTCTGCTACGAGGAGCTGGTCAACGCCCATTCCGACGACTACGAGTGGCCGGAATTCGACGAGCTCACCGCCTCGTCGCTATGCTACACATCGGGCACCACGGGCAACCCGAAGGGGGCCCTCTACTCGCACCGCTCGACGGTGCTGCACGCCTACGGCTCGGCCCTGCCGGACGCGCTCAACCTCTCCGCCCGCGACACCGTGCTGCCGGTGGTGCCGCTGTTCCACGTCAACGCCTGGGGCCTGCCCTATGCCTGCGCGCTGGCCGGCGCCAAGCTGGTGATGCCGGGCCCTCAGCTCGACGGCGCCAGCCTGCACGAACTCTTCGAGACGGAAAAGGTCACGGTCAGCGCCGGCGTGCCGACGATCTGGCTCGGCCTGATGCAGCACCTGCAGGGCACGGGCCTCAAGCTGTCCACCGTCAAGCGCCTGGTGATCGGCGGCTCGGCGGCGCCGCCGGCCATGATCCGCAGCTTCGACGAGCAGTTCGGCGTCACCGTGCTGCACGCCTGGGGCATGACCGAGATGAGCCCGCTCGGTACGGTGAACACCTACAAGGCCAAGCACCTTGGCCTTTCCGACGCCGAACGCGACAGGGTGCGCCTGAACCAGGGCCGCCCCATCTACGGCGTGGACATGAAGATCGTCGACGACGAAGGCAAGGAGCTGCCGCGCGACGGCAAGGCCTTCGGCGACCTGCTGGTGCGCGGGCCGTGGATCGTCTCCGGCTACTTCAAGGGCGAGGGCGGCAACGTCCTGCGCGAGGGCGGCTGGTTTCCCACCGGCGACGTCGCCACGCTGGACCCGGACGGCTACATGCAGATCACCGACCGCTCCAAGGACGTCATCAAGTCCGGCGGCGAATGGATCAGCTCGATCGACCTGGAGAACCTCGCCGTGGCGCATCCGGCCGTGGCCGAAGCGGCGGTGATCGGCATCGCCCACCCGAAATGGGACGAGCGGCCGCTGCTGATCGTGGTGAAGAAGCCCGGCCAGGAGGTCACGCGCGAGCAGCTGCTCGACTTCATGCGCGACAAGATCGCCAAGTGGTGGATGCCCGACGATGTCGTCTTCGTCGACAGCCTGCCCCACACCGCCACCGGCAAGCTCCTCAAGACCAAGCTGCGCGAGGAATTCCGCGGCCACCAGTTGCCGACATGA
- a CDS encoding GGDEF domain-containing protein produces MLLLDARTILLLMAFTAVPTALVLLAVSRFYAASVRGVWHWTGANIALAAGLLLLGLSQTANELPARVVGNTLLVATTALYYLAIQRLLGDKPSNRLAWATVAAAGVIFAMLWSSAAPHRLAVGTLSIALMILTGLSSARLLLPLSSEKPVSHRFTGLLFLLGCALMTGRLLHAIFSDNPPAHLFAPHFWQGMILGGAHITTMLMSLGFALMIVDQLASELNRLATLDALTGIGNRRVFYARAESELARCRRKGTPLSLLMIDLDRFKSINDALGHAAGDETLRRFAALVHPHLREYDFFARLGGEEFAVLLPDATEEVALGIAERLRELTEAERLPAPGFPVPTTASIGAAQLLAHERAIDQLMHRADQALYAAKSGGRNRVVAASWLEETTAVLASTSGHSAASASALRTNRK; encoded by the coding sequence TTGCTGCTGCTCGACGCGCGCACCATCCTGCTGCTGATGGCCTTCACGGCGGTGCCCACCGCCCTGGTGCTGCTGGCCGTCTCTCGCTTCTATGCAGCCAGCGTGCGCGGCGTCTGGCACTGGACCGGCGCCAACATCGCACTCGCCGCCGGCCTGCTGCTGCTCGGCCTGTCCCAGACCGCCAATGAACTGCCCGCACGCGTCGTCGGCAATACCCTGCTGGTGGCGACCACGGCGCTCTACTACCTCGCCATCCAGCGCCTGCTCGGCGACAAGCCCAGCAACCGGCTTGCCTGGGCGACAGTGGCCGCCGCCGGCGTCATCTTTGCCATGCTGTGGAGCTCAGCGGCACCCCATCGCCTGGCGGTGGGAACGCTGTCCATCGCGCTGATGATTCTCACCGGCCTCAGTTCCGCCCGGCTGCTGCTGCCGCTGTCTTCCGAAAAGCCGGTTTCGCACCGCTTCACCGGCCTGCTCTTCCTGCTCGGCTGCGCCCTGATGACCGGGCGCCTGCTGCACGCCATATTCTCCGACAACCCCCCGGCCCATCTCTTCGCACCCCATTTCTGGCAGGGGATGATTCTCGGCGGCGCCCACATCACCACCATGCTGATGAGCCTGGGCTTCGCCCTGATGATCGTCGACCAGCTCGCCTCCGAACTGAACCGGCTGGCCACGCTGGATGCGCTCACCGGCATCGGCAACCGCCGGGTCTTCTATGCCCGCGCGGAATCGGAACTGGCACGCTGCCGGCGCAAGGGCACGCCGCTGTCGCTGCTGATGATCGACCTCGACCGCTTCAAGTCGATCAACGACGCGCTCGGGCATGCCGCCGGCGACGAAACGCTGCGCCGCTTCGCCGCGCTGGTGCACCCGCACCTGCGCGAATACGATTTCTTCGCCCGTCTGGGCGGCGAGGAATTCGCCGTACTGCTGCCCGACGCCACCGAGGAGGTCGCATTGGGCATTGCCGAGCGGCTGCGCGAACTGACCGAGGCCGAACGCCTGCCGGCACCCGGCTTCCCGGTGCCCACCACGGCCAGCATCGGTGCCGCCCAACTGCTCGCGCACGAACGCGCCATCGACCAGCTCATGCACCGCGCCGACCAGGCGCTGTACGCCGCCAAGAGCGGCGGACGCAACCGCGTCGTGGCCGCCTCCTGGCTGGAGGAGACGACGGCGGTCCTGGCGTCGACGTCAGGGCATTCCGCCGCATCTGCGTCGGCACTGCGGACCAATAGGAAATGA
- a CDS encoding CHASE domain-containing protein, translating to MESTQARRRQDNAAAPPGNGLGMWPAWLVLLISLVATAAIWQWTAARIEEQMRTDFQARVADIRGSLESRLAGYSLVLRGAAALFSASEEVTREDWHEYVAGLQLPSEYPAIQAVAFARYVPAGGLDSLVRQVRASGVADFTVWPEGRREHYVVNVFTEPYSGLNVKALGYDMWQDGIRRQAMEQALQSGRATITRKITLKVDEGAPVPAFIMYLPVFDRSRTTLHGFVLSPFRMPDVAGVALAIHDGVEMTEAALLYRGPREKADHTPRFSASERMPVAGREWVLSFASEPSLEKAAAANRPLQVLAIGIVISLLLFAVMWSVVSMRRRAVLLAERMTRSLSESERKYRLITENASDVIWLLDVDTQRFLYVSPSVERLRGFTPEEVMSQPMLEALTPQSRELLQRILPENIAEFQRGVRKTYINEVEQPRKDGSAVWTETSTRFERDPTSGHLVVYGVSRDITERKVAERRLRDFNAELERRVHQRTAELERANRDLESFSYSISHDLRAPLRAINGFSSILASEERERLSADGKDLLDRVAKAATRLGQLIDDVLEYSRAGRLAKADERVDLRVLAQKISGELEETYPHTAITVGGLPTVQGDPTMLRQILINLVGNACKYSSRRAQPMVEIGAQEGQDEVVIHVQDNGAGFDMRYADKLFGMFQRLHPESDFQGTGVGLAIVKRLVERHGGRVWAEAEPDRGATFRFTLGKGRV from the coding sequence ATGGAATCGACGCAAGCAAGGCGGCGCCAGGACAATGCAGCCGCCCCGCCCGGCAACGGACTCGGCATGTGGCCGGCGTGGCTGGTCCTTCTCATCTCGCTGGTCGCGACCGCGGCCATCTGGCAGTGGACGGCCGCCAGGATCGAAGAGCAAATGCGCACGGATTTCCAGGCCCGCGTGGCGGATATCCGCGGCAGCCTTGAATCCCGCCTGGCCGGGTATTCGCTGGTCCTGCGCGGTGCCGCCGCCCTGTTCTCGGCCAGCGAAGAGGTGACGCGCGAGGATTGGCATGAATACGTCGCCGGCCTGCAATTGCCCAGCGAGTATCCGGCCATCCAGGCCGTCGCTTTTGCCCGATACGTGCCTGCCGGCGGACTCGACAGCCTGGTTCGGCAGGTGCGGGCTTCGGGCGTGGCGGATTTCACCGTCTGGCCGGAGGGCCGGCGCGAGCACTATGTCGTCAACGTCTTCACCGAGCCCTATTCAGGGCTGAACGTTAAGGCGCTCGGCTACGACATGTGGCAGGACGGCATTCGGCGCCAGGCGATGGAGCAGGCCCTGCAGTCCGGTCGTGCCACCATCACGCGGAAGATCACGCTGAAAGTTGATGAGGGGGCCCCGGTCCCGGCCTTCATCATGTACCTGCCCGTATTTGACCGCAGCCGCACGACCTTGCACGGATTCGTCCTCAGTCCATTCCGCATGCCGGACGTGGCCGGCGTGGCCCTGGCCATCCACGACGGCGTGGAAATGACGGAAGCGGCCCTCCTCTATCGCGGGCCGAGGGAGAAGGCCGACCATACGCCGCGGTTTTCCGCCAGCGAGAGGATGCCTGTCGCCGGCCGCGAATGGGTGCTGAGCTTCGCCAGCGAGCCGTCTCTGGAGAAAGCCGCGGCAGCGAACCGCCCGTTGCAGGTGCTGGCCATCGGCATCGTGATCAGCCTGCTGCTGTTCGCGGTGATGTGGTCGGTCGTTTCGATGCGGCGGCGCGCCGTGCTGTTGGCGGAACGCATGACCCGCTCCCTGAGCGAAAGCGAACGGAAATACCGCCTGATCACCGAGAACGCCTCGGACGTGATCTGGCTGCTGGACGTGGACACCCAGCGCTTCCTCTATGTCAGCCCCTCGGTGGAGCGGCTGCGCGGCTTTACGCCGGAGGAGGTCATGAGCCAACCCATGCTCGAAGCCCTGACGCCACAGTCGCGCGAGCTGCTGCAGCGCATCCTTCCCGAGAACATCGCGGAATTCCAGCGCGGGGTCCGCAAGACCTACATCAACGAGGTGGAGCAGCCGCGCAAGGATGGCAGCGCGGTGTGGACCGAGACCTCCACCCGCTTCGAGCGCGACCCGACGAGCGGGCACCTTGTCGTTTATGGCGTCTCGCGCGACATCACCGAGCGCAAGGTGGCGGAGCGCCGGCTGCGCGATTTCAATGCCGAACTGGAGCGGCGCGTGCACCAGCGCACCGCCGAACTCGAACGCGCCAACCGGGACCTCGAGTCGTTCTCCTATTCCATTTCCCACGACCTGCGGGCACCCCTGCGCGCCATCAACGGCTTTTCCAGCATTCTCGCCAGCGAGGAGCGCGAACGCCTCTCGGCGGACGGCAAGGACCTGCTCGACCGCGTGGCGAAGGCGGCGACCAGGCTCGGCCAGCTGATCGACGACGTCCTCGAATACTCGCGGGCCGGCCGGCTGGCCAAGGCGGACGAGCGGGTCGACTTGCGCGTCCTGGCACAGAAGATCTCCGGCGAACTGGAGGAAACCTACCCGCATACCGCCATCACGGTGGGCGGGTTGCCGACGGTCCAAGGCGATCCGACCATGCTGCGGCAGATCCTCATCAACCTGGTGGGCAACGCCTGCAAGTATTCGTCCAGGCGCGCCCAGCCGATGGTCGAGATCGGCGCGCAAGAGGGACAGGACGAGGTCGTGATCCACGTGCAGGACAACGGCGCCGGCTTCGACATGCGCTATGCCGACAAGCTGTTCGGCATGTTCCAGCGGCTGCATCCGGAAAGCGACTTCCAGGGGACCGGCGTCGGCCTGGCGATCGTCAAGCGGCTGGTCGAGCGCCACGGAGGACGGGTCTGGGCGGAAGCCGAGCCGGACCGCGGCGCGACGTTCCGCTTCACGCTGGGGAAAGGTCGCGTTTAG
- the yrfG gene encoding GMP/IMP nucleotidase, giving the protein MIDWRAIDTVLLDMDGTLLDLHFDNHFWQEHVPVRYAERHDLPHAEARRRLTDIYRAKVGTLDWYCVDFWTRELQLDIARLKEEVAHLIAVHPDVPRFLEALRAAGKGVVLVTNAHQKSLTLKMARTGLQVHFDLLITSHEVGLPKEDPAFWPALRAVVPYDPARTLLIDDSLPVLRAARQAGIAHLLAVYRPDTRQPEKDVGEFAALRHFAEILPQ; this is encoded by the coding sequence ATGATCGACTGGCGCGCCATCGACACCGTCCTCCTCGACATGGACGGCACGCTGCTCGACCTGCATTTCGACAATCACTTCTGGCAGGAACACGTGCCGGTGCGCTATGCCGAACGGCACGATCTGCCGCACGCGGAAGCGCGCCGCCGCCTGACCGACATCTACCGCGCCAAGGTCGGCACGCTGGACTGGTATTGCGTGGATTTCTGGACGCGCGAATTGCAGCTCGATATCGCCCGGCTGAAGGAGGAAGTGGCGCATCTCATCGCGGTGCATCCGGACGTGCCGCGCTTCCTCGAAGCGCTGCGCGCGGCGGGCAAGGGGGTCGTCCTCGTCACCAACGCGCACCAGAAGAGCCTCACGCTGAAGATGGCCCGCACCGGCCTGCAGGTGCACTTCGACCTGCTCATCACCTCGCACGAGGTCGGCCTGCCCAAGGAGGATCCCGCCTTCTGGCCGGCCCTGCGCGCCGTGGTGCCCTACGACCCTGCGCGCACCCTCCTCATCGACGACAGCCTGCCGGTGCTGCGCGCGGCGCGCCAGGCCGGCATCGCCCACCTGCTCGCCGTCTACCGGCCCGATACGCGCCAGCCCGAGAAGGACGTCGGCGAGTTCGCCGCATTGCGGCACTTCGCCGAGATCCTGCCGCAATAG
- the phaZ gene encoding polyhydroxyalkanoate depolymerase, with translation MIYALHELQHAANAPLRFWAETSQQLFTNPFSPLAYLPHSSRVAAGSELLARVVRRYEKPEFGLDHTVIGGKTVAVREEVVESKPFCNLLRFRREATFEHPKVLVVAPLSGHYATLLRDTVRALLPDHDVYITDWIDARQVPLAEGYFHFADYVAYVQDFLRLLAPDVHVVSVCQPTVPVLAAVSLMAAADDPAQPRSMTLMGGPIDTRRAPTEVNRYAKTRSLRWFDTHVITRVPLKYPGYMRRVYPGFLQHSGFVAMNPDRHLQAHIDFYNHLVEGDGESAEAHRKFYDEYNAVMDLPAEYYLETLEMVFMKHQLPQGEMTVSGQRVKPWAIRETALFTIEGELDDISGPGQTEAAHELCRNIPAERKEHFLVPGVGHYGIFSGRRWRETICPRVRDFIRKSG, from the coding sequence ATGATCTACGCGCTTCACGAACTGCAACACGCCGCCAACGCGCCCCTGCGTTTCTGGGCGGAAACCAGCCAGCAACTCTTCACCAACCCTTTCAGCCCGCTCGCCTACCTGCCGCACAGCAGCCGCGTCGCCGCCGGCTCCGAACTGCTTGCCCGAGTCGTCAGGCGCTATGAAAAGCCGGAATTCGGGCTCGACCATACCGTCATCGGCGGGAAAACCGTGGCGGTGCGCGAAGAGGTGGTGGAGTCGAAGCCCTTCTGCAACCTGCTGCGCTTCCGCCGGGAGGCAACCTTCGAGCACCCGAAAGTGTTGGTGGTGGCGCCGCTTTCAGGCCATTACGCCACCCTGCTGCGAGACACCGTGCGTGCGCTGCTGCCCGACCACGACGTCTATATCACCGACTGGATCGACGCCCGCCAGGTGCCGCTCGCCGAAGGCTACTTCCACTTTGCCGACTATGTCGCCTACGTGCAGGATTTCCTCCGCCTGCTCGCGCCGGACGTGCACGTCGTTTCCGTTTGCCAGCCGACCGTGCCGGTGCTGGCCGCCGTCTCGCTGATGGCAGCTGCAGACGACCCCGCCCAGCCGCGCAGCATGACGCTGATGGGCGGCCCGATCGACACGCGCCGCGCGCCGACGGAGGTGAACCGCTACGCCAAGACGCGCAGCCTGCGCTGGTTCGACACCCACGTCATCACCCGCGTGCCGCTCAAGTACCCGGGCTACATGCGGCGGGTCTACCCCGGCTTCCTGCAGCATTCCGGCTTTGTCGCCATGAACCCGGACCGCCACCTGCAGGCGCACATCGACTTCTACAACCACCTGGTGGAAGGCGACGGCGAATCGGCCGAGGCGCACCGCAAGTTCTACGACGAGTACAACGCGGTGATGGACCTGCCGGCAGAGTACTACCTGGAAACCCTGGAGATGGTGTTCATGAAGCACCAGCTGCCGCAGGGCGAGATGACGGTGTCCGGGCAGCGCGTCAAGCCCTGGGCCATCCGCGAGACGGCGCTGTTCACCATCGAGGGCGAGCTGGACGACATTTCAGGCCCCGGCCAGACCGAAGCGGCGCATGAACTGTGCCGCAACATCCCGGCCGAAAGGAAGGAACACTTTCTCGTGCCGGGGGTCGGCCACTACGGCATCTTCAGCGGCCGGCGCTGGCGCGAGACGATCTGCCCGCGCGTGCGCGACTTCATCCGGAAAAGCGGCTGA
- a CDS encoding nicotinate phosphoribosyltransferase, whose protein sequence is MSALLTDLYQLTMLQVYHDRGMDQTAVFEFFVRKMPEHRNFLVAAGLEQVLGYLETLRFTGEELEWLAGSGRFSRDFVDSLADLRFDGDVAAMPEGTPFFPDEPILRIVAPLPQAQLVETRIINLLQFEVMVASKAARVRLAAPDRLLVDFGLRRAHGAEAGLLSARASYLAGFDGTSNVQAGMLWGIPLFGTMAHSFIQAHDSEMQAFEDFARSHPKANTLLIDTYDTEGAARRLVPLARRLAGEGIDVGAVRIDSGDLSAHARSVRRILDEGGLPAVKIFASGNLDEYRVRDLVAGGAPIDGFGVGTRMNTSADAPYLDCAYKLQEYAGLPRRKRSEGKATWPGRKQVIRNYDEAGRMTGDLLTTTDAAPAACGLLNEVMRSGRRLGTQPSLQDARRHAQAELERLPAALRALSAAPDYAVGVDQPLRALAREVDARTAVD, encoded by the coding sequence ATGAGCGCGCTGCTCACCGATCTCTACCAGCTCACCATGCTGCAGGTCTATCACGACCGCGGCATGGACCAGACGGCAGTATTCGAGTTCTTCGTGCGCAAGATGCCGGAGCACCGCAATTTCCTGGTCGCAGCCGGGCTGGAACAGGTGCTCGGCTATCTGGAGACGCTTCGCTTCACGGGCGAGGAACTTGAGTGGCTCGCCGGCAGCGGGCGCTTCAGCAGAGACTTCGTGGACTCGCTGGCCGACCTGCGCTTCGACGGCGACGTTGCCGCCATGCCCGAGGGCACGCCTTTTTTTCCGGACGAGCCGATCCTGCGCATCGTTGCGCCGCTGCCGCAGGCACAGCTGGTCGAGACGCGCATCATCAACCTGCTGCAGTTCGAGGTGATGGTGGCCTCGAAGGCGGCCCGGGTACGCCTGGCCGCGCCGGACAGGCTGCTGGTCGATTTCGGCCTGCGCCGCGCCCACGGCGCCGAGGCGGGGCTGCTCTCGGCGCGCGCCAGTTACCTGGCCGGTTTCGACGGCACCTCCAACGTCCAGGCCGGCATGCTGTGGGGCATTCCGCTTTTCGGCACCATGGCGCATTCCTTCATCCAGGCGCACGACAGCGAGATGCAGGCCTTCGAGGATTTCGCCCGCTCCCACCCCAAGGCGAACACGCTGCTCATCGATACCTACGACACGGAAGGCGCTGCGCGCCGGCTGGTGCCGCTGGCCAGGCGGCTGGCAGGCGAGGGCATCGACGTCGGCGCCGTGCGCATCGACAGCGGCGACCTGTCGGCGCACGCGCGCAGCGTGCGGCGAATTCTCGACGAAGGCGGGCTGCCGGCGGTGAAGATCTTCGCCAGCGGCAACCTCGACGAGTACCGCGTGCGGGACCTGGTGGCCGGCGGCGCGCCCATCGACGGCTTCGGCGTCGGCACGCGCATGAACACCTCGGCCGATGCGCCCTATCTCGATTGCGCCTACAAGCTGCAGGAATACGCCGGGTTGCCGCGGCGCAAGCGCTCCGAAGGCAAGGCCACCTGGCCGGGCCGCAAGCAGGTGATCCGCAACTACGACGAGGCAGGTCGCATGACAGGCGACCTGCTGACCACGACGGATGCCGCCCCCGCCGCATGCGGTCTGCTGAATGAAGTCATGCGCAGCGGTCGCCGCCTGGGGACGCAGCCCTCCCTGCAGGACGCGCGCCGCCATGCGCAGGCGGAACTGGAGCGGCTGCCGGCCGCACTGCGGGCACTGTCTGCCGCGCCTGACTATGCCGTGGGGGTGGACCAACCTCTGCGCGCCCTGGCACGGGAAGTCGATGCGCGGACAGCCGTAGATTGA